One genomic window of Vibrio parahaemolyticus includes the following:
- the trpB gene encoding tryptophan synthase subunit beta, which produces MAKLNAYFGEYGGQYVPQILVPALEQLEQAFIDAQEDPEFRSEFMTLLQEYAGRPTALTLTRNLTKGTKTKLYLKREDLLHGGAHKTNQVLGQALLAKRMGKHEIIAETGAGQHGVATALACALLGLKCRVYMGAKDVERQSPNVFRMKLMGAEVIPVHSGSATLKDACNEALRDWSGSYEDAHYLLGTAAGPHPFPTIVREFQRMIGEETKNQILAREGRLPDAVIACVGGGSNAIGMFADFIEEESVRLIGVEPAGKGIDTDQHGAPLKHGKTGIFFGMKAPLMQDENGQVEESYSVSAGLDFPSVGPQHAHLNAIGRAEYDNVTDDEALEAFQELARSEGIIPALESSHALAHALRMARENPEKEQLLVVNLSGRGDKDIFTVHAILEEKGVI; this is translated from the coding sequence ATGGCAAAACTGAATGCCTACTTTGGCGAATATGGCGGTCAATACGTTCCGCAAATTCTAGTTCCAGCACTTGAGCAACTAGAGCAAGCGTTTATTGACGCGCAAGAAGATCCAGAATTCCGCAGCGAGTTCATGACGCTCCTTCAAGAGTACGCTGGTCGCCCAACGGCACTGACTCTGACTCGTAACCTAACCAAAGGCACAAAAACAAAATTGTACCTAAAACGTGAAGATCTGCTTCACGGCGGCGCACACAAAACCAACCAAGTACTTGGTCAGGCGCTACTTGCGAAGCGTATGGGTAAACACGAAATCATCGCAGAAACAGGCGCAGGTCAACACGGTGTAGCAACTGCACTTGCGTGTGCACTACTTGGCCTTAAGTGTCGAGTTTACATGGGTGCAAAAGACGTTGAACGTCAAAGCCCGAACGTGTTCCGCATGAAACTGATGGGTGCAGAAGTAATTCCTGTCCATTCAGGCTCTGCAACACTTAAAGATGCTTGTAATGAAGCACTGCGTGATTGGTCAGGCAGCTACGAAGACGCACACTACCTTCTCGGTACAGCAGCAGGCCCTCACCCATTCCCGACTATTGTGCGTGAGTTCCAACGCATGATTGGTGAAGAAACTAAAAACCAAATTCTGGCACGTGAAGGTCGCCTACCTGACGCTGTTATCGCCTGTGTGGGTGGCGGCTCAAACGCGATTGGTATGTTTGCAGATTTTATCGAAGAAGAAAGCGTTCGCCTGATTGGCGTGGAACCAGCAGGTAAAGGCATCGATACAGATCAACACGGTGCGCCACTTAAGCATGGTAAAACAGGTATCTTCTTTGGTATGAAGGCACCATTAATGCAAGATGAGAATGGTCAGGTTGAAGAGTCTTACTCTGTTTCAGCCGGTCTAGACTTCCCTTCTGTTGGTCCACAGCACGCACACCTTAACGCTATCGGTCGCGCTGAATACGACAACGTAACGGATGATGAAGCATTAGAAGCATTCCAAGAACTAGCTCGCAGCGAAGGCATCATTCCTGCACTTGAATCTTCTCATGCTCTGGCACATGCACTGCGCATGGCTCGTGAGAATCCTGAAAAAGAGCAATTACTGGTTGTTAACCTATCTGGTCGTGGTGACAAAGACATCTTCACCGTACACGCCATCTTAGAAGAAAAAGGAGTAATCTAA
- the trpA gene encoding tryptophan synthase subunit alpha → MSRYEKMFARLNEKNQGAFVPFVTVCDPNAEQSYKIMETLVESGADALELGIPFSDPLADGPTIQGANIRALDSGATPDICFEQIGKIRAKYPDLPIGLLMYANLVYSRGIESFYERCAKAGIDSVLIADVPTNESAEFVAAVEKFGIHPIFIAPPTASDETLKQVSELGGGYTYLLSRAGVTGAETKANMPVDHMLEKLNQFDAPPALLGFGISEPAQVKQAIEAGAAGAISGSAVVKIIEAHVEQPQIMLDKLGEFVSAMKAATQK, encoded by the coding sequence ATGAGCCGTTATGAGAAGATGTTTGCACGCCTAAACGAGAAAAACCAAGGCGCATTTGTACCATTCGTGACGGTTTGTGATCCAAACGCCGAGCAATCGTACAAGATTATGGAAACACTGGTTGAATCTGGCGCTGATGCGCTTGAACTTGGTATTCCGTTCTCAGACCCATTGGCGGACGGCCCAACAATTCAAGGTGCCAACATTCGAGCGTTAGATTCGGGTGCAACTCCGGATATCTGTTTTGAGCAAATCGGAAAAATTCGAGCAAAGTACCCAGACCTGCCAATTGGTCTATTAATGTACGCCAACCTTGTATACTCACGCGGTATTGAGAGCTTCTACGAGCGCTGTGCAAAAGCGGGCATCGATTCCGTTCTCATTGCAGACGTTCCGACTAACGAAAGCGCAGAGTTCGTAGCCGCGGTAGAGAAATTTGGAATCCACCCAATCTTTATCGCACCCCCAACGGCAAGTGACGAGACGCTAAAACAAGTTTCTGAATTAGGCGGCGGCTACACTTACCTGCTTTCGCGCGCGGGTGTGACGGGTGCAGAAACCAAAGCTAACATGCCAGTTGACCATATGCTTGAAAAGCTAAACCAGTTTGATGCACCACCAGCGTTACTTGGTTTCGGCATTTCTGAACCAGCACAAGTAAAACAAGCCATTGAAGCGGGTGCTGCAGGTGCAATTTCGGGTTCAGCAGTCGTAAAAATCATCGAAGCACACGTAGAGCAACCGCAAATCATGCTCGATAAGCTTGGTGAATTTGTCTCAGCAATGAAAGCAGCAACTCAAAAGTAA
- a CDS encoding Crp/Fnr family transcriptional regulator, whose product MEDIKSLLLQCPVLAGLPVEGINEAVQIVRARHFDEKALICSKGAQHSSLMVIAKGSVRVNSISSKGKEVTLMIFEAGGWFGDNVFSPGMPRIFGATAHTDVTLLELPGDKFRQLLAKYPQSYPVILDLLSRRLWSAISIIEDDAIRGIEERIGRRLLLLAEYQHNRPISAQSCVVKVTREHIANMMGLTRQSVHKVLKKLENSNVLRLQYGSITILNPLKMEAYLKQLE is encoded by the coding sequence ATGGAAGATATCAAATCATTGTTGCTGCAATGCCCTGTTTTAGCCGGTTTGCCAGTGGAAGGAATAAACGAAGCAGTACAAATCGTTCGCGCACGACACTTCGACGAGAAGGCACTCATTTGCAGTAAAGGCGCGCAGCACTCTTCATTGATGGTGATCGCCAAAGGATCTGTACGCGTTAACTCGATAAGTTCCAAAGGAAAAGAAGTCACCTTGATGATTTTCGAAGCCGGAGGATGGTTTGGTGACAATGTATTTTCTCCCGGCATGCCACGCATTTTCGGAGCAACGGCTCATACCGACGTAACCCTATTAGAGCTACCTGGCGATAAATTTCGGCAGTTGTTAGCCAAATATCCACAAAGCTACCCTGTGATTCTGGATCTGCTCAGCCGCAGATTATGGTCAGCTATTTCCATTATCGAAGACGACGCCATTCGCGGTATAGAAGAGAGGATCGGCAGACGGTTATTGCTTCTGGCAGAATATCAACATAACCGTCCTATAAGTGCCCAGTCTTGTGTAGTGAAAGTGACTCGTGAGCACATCGCCAACATGATGGGGCTAACACGACAAAGTGTTCATAAGGTACTAAAGAAATTGGAAAACTCGAACGTTCTTAGGCTGCAATATGGCAGTATTACCATATTGAATCCGCTGAAAATGGAAGCGTATCTCAAACAGTTGGAATAG
- a CDS encoding long-chain-fatty-acid--CoA ligase: MMNLAAALQRNAASKPNKTALICGDKKFTYAEFDAIAGKIATSMIKAGVKPGDRVALSCPNLPFFPFVYFAVQKAGAVTVPLNVLLKSREIKYHLEDSKAKFYFCFEGTPELPMAKEGMKAFKEVDACETMIVMTQDQTQKEYQGLPTLTYFIEDIEPLADYVARDADDTCVILYTSGTTGLPKGAELTQQNIVMNALVAQNIMASQADDVHLVTLPLFHTFGQTVHLNASVQSGATLVLVPRFDPKHVLELIEKHRVTLFAGVPTMYIGLLHVEHNCDISSLRVAVSGGSSLPTEVFKTFEARFNVPILEGYGLSETSPIACFNHLDQERVPGSVGQPIQGVEVKVVDLDGHALPVGEEGEIIVRGHNVMKGYLDRPEVTESVLQSGWFHTGDVGRFDESGNLFIVDRMKDLIIRGGFNVYPREIEEVFMTHPAVAMVAVIGIPHQEYGEEIKAYVVLKPNQFVEADELQLWGREQLANFKYPRFVEIREQLPMSATGKILKRELKSELEVA, encoded by the coding sequence ATGATGAACCTTGCTGCTGCATTGCAGAGAAATGCTGCAAGTAAACCGAATAAAACGGCTTTGATATGTGGTGATAAAAAATTCACATACGCAGAATTTGACGCGATTGCAGGTAAGATCGCGACTTCGATGATTAAAGCGGGCGTCAAACCGGGAGACCGAGTGGCGTTATCGTGCCCGAATTTGCCTTTCTTTCCTTTCGTTTATTTTGCGGTTCAGAAGGCGGGTGCCGTTACCGTTCCGCTGAACGTGTTGCTCAAATCTAGAGAAATCAAATACCACCTAGAAGATTCGAAAGCGAAGTTTTACTTCTGTTTTGAAGGAACGCCCGAACTGCCAATGGCGAAAGAAGGCATGAAAGCGTTTAAAGAGGTGGATGCGTGTGAAACGATGATCGTAATGACGCAAGATCAAACGCAAAAAGAGTACCAAGGTTTACCGACACTGACGTATTTTATAGAAGATATCGAACCTTTGGCGGATTACGTTGCTCGCGATGCGGATGACACTTGTGTGATTTTGTATACATCAGGCACAACGGGACTGCCCAAAGGAGCAGAGCTCACGCAGCAAAACATCGTAATGAATGCGCTTGTGGCTCAGAACATCATGGCGAGTCAGGCTGATGATGTTCATCTAGTAACGTTGCCACTGTTTCATACATTCGGTCAAACCGTGCATCTCAATGCTAGCGTGCAAAGCGGTGCAACTTTGGTTTTAGTACCTCGATTTGATCCGAAACATGTGTTGGAGCTGATCGAAAAGCATCGAGTGACGCTCTTTGCCGGTGTGCCTACGATGTACATTGGTTTGCTGCATGTTGAACATAATTGCGATATTTCGTCGCTACGAGTAGCCGTTAGTGGAGGCTCGTCGCTACCGACAGAAGTATTTAAGACCTTTGAAGCACGATTCAATGTACCAATTCTAGAAGGTTACGGCTTGTCCGAAACCAGTCCGATAGCGTGTTTTAATCACCTTGATCAGGAGCGAGTACCGGGCTCTGTCGGGCAACCGATTCAAGGTGTTGAGGTGAAAGTCGTTGATCTTGACGGCCATGCTCTCCCTGTCGGTGAGGAAGGAGAAATTATTGTGCGCGGGCACAACGTCATGAAAGGTTATCTTGATCGCCCAGAAGTGACGGAATCGGTGTTGCAAAGTGGTTGGTTCCATACCGGTGACGTCGGGCGATTTGATGAGTCGGGTAATCTGTTTATTGTCGACAGGATGAAAGACTTGATCATTCGAGGTGGCTTCAATGTGTATCCTCGTGAGATTGAAGAAGTATTCATGACGCATCCTGCGGTAGCGATGGTGGCCGTGATAGGTATTCCGCATCAAGAATATGGCGAAGAGATCAAAGCCTACGTGGTATTAAAACCGAATCAATTTGTCGAAGCCGATGAGCTGCAACTATGGGGGCGAGAGCAGTTAGCCAATTTCAAATACCCAAGGTTTGTCGAAATTCGTGAACAGTTACCGATGAGTGCTACGGGTAAGATCTTAAAGAGAGAGCTAAAATCGGAACTCGAAGTCGCTTAA
- a CDS encoding dicarboxylate/amino acid:cation symporter, which yields MEVLKQKSLLNNIGVQVVIAMIVGTAVGALMGHDATVFAPLGAIFINLIKMLVIPLVAVALISGAAGLGNSQSAGKVGLVTLGYFGLTSALAVALALFMGEVFQPGMGIDVSGVEGMFSAEYASKGELPTFWATITGMIPTNVFQSLNEANILQILVFCMFFGIAISKQAKERREPIINGVNCIVDAMVWMINKVMIIAPIGVFGLMAEAVGTFGFGALMVVFKLFVVYVAAILVFGFIVYPAMVHVFTKTSAKKFVSAMKKPQAVALSTASSMATLPVTMDTCEKELGVKNSTASFVLPLGATINMSGNAIYYGLVAIFFAQLFNIDLGMGAYIAIIVTSTLGAVGQAGVPGPSFLVVAVLLAAGIPIEGLPLLFALDRIFDMIRTALNITGDAACAVIVDALVEETAAEAELQKQEA from the coding sequence ATGGAAGTGTTAAAACAAAAGAGTTTGCTAAACAACATTGGCGTGCAAGTCGTCATTGCAATGATCGTGGGTACTGCCGTTGGTGCTCTAATGGGTCATGATGCGACTGTATTCGCGCCATTAGGTGCTATCTTTATCAACCTAATCAAGATGCTGGTAATCCCATTGGTTGCTGTCGCTTTGATTTCTGGTGCTGCTGGTCTTGGTAACAGCCAGTCTGCGGGTAAAGTTGGCTTGGTAACATTGGGTTACTTCGGTTTAACTTCGGCTCTAGCAGTTGCATTGGCTCTGTTTATGGGTGAAGTATTCCAACCGGGCATGGGCATCGACGTTTCTGGCGTAGAAGGCATGTTCTCGGCAGAGTACGCTTCAAAAGGTGAACTACCTACTTTCTGGGCAACCATTACTGGTATGATCCCAACCAACGTTTTCCAATCACTGAATGAAGCGAACATCCTACAGATCCTAGTATTCTGTATGTTCTTTGGTATTGCGATTTCTAAGCAAGCGAAAGAGCGTCGTGAACCAATCATCAATGGCGTGAACTGCATTGTTGATGCAATGGTTTGGATGATCAATAAAGTGATGATCATTGCACCTATTGGTGTTTTTGGTCTGATGGCAGAAGCCGTAGGTACGTTCGGTTTTGGCGCACTCATGGTTGTATTCAAACTGTTCGTTGTTTACGTTGCGGCAATCCTTGTGTTTGGCTTTATCGTATACCCTGCAATGGTGCATGTTTTCACTAAGACATCAGCGAAGAAATTCGTGTCTGCAATGAAAAAACCACAAGCAGTTGCACTATCAACAGCGTCGTCAATGGCGACACTGCCTGTCACTATGGATACGTGTGAAAAAGAACTTGGCGTGAAAAACTCAACTGCGTCATTCGTTCTGCCTCTGGGCGCGACCATCAACATGTCTGGTAATGCGATTTACTACGGCTTGGTGGCTATCTTCTTTGCACAGCTGTTCAACATCGACCTAGGCATGGGCGCTTACATCGCGATCATCGTGACTTCAACACTAGGTGCGGTTGGTCAAGCTGGTGTTCCAGGCCCTTCTTTCCTAGTGGTAGCAGTACTACTAGCGGCGGGTATCCCAATTGAAGGTCTGCCTCTACTCTTCGCTCTTGACCGTATCTTCGACATGATTCGTACGGCTCTAAACATTACTGGTGATGCAGCATGTGCGGTCATTGTTGATGCTTTAGTAGAAGAAACTGCCGCTGAAGCGGAGTTACAAAAGCAAGAAGCTTAG
- the opaM gene encoding acyl-homoserine-lactone synthase OpaM → MSLKLSLVSLSNTDLPIETKQQALIDIVLRFLTPQERASLFESITHQRETNLLARYPEYQSKSLSVLFELMDYRDLVRLHPNNLHDDVYLLELTVAECFPHWLDFWCACEIEAIKQKYSLENREPATELSFEDTSYSAMLIDDISESSMRVQLPSYPVAMTLSDAVALSNLELFVQGEKWYEILPLLSLSQKGKHFILLQTQTTPVLVSSALIQDWNQRNTWLSYAPQFNSEKWRFCLPLHGYQELNRLDILASDLVTDYGSLTVFDQAFQTHITKTETVCEVLRLTVSGSVQHKLYFLYLAQKELMNVLFQSGYKVGFTIIEQAFMLNFYQSIDSKAYFHSGYCDINGDGINTYRGFWNFESMVDTFKRTDFRDYKRRIRVIRQNTQVNEHA, encoded by the coding sequence ATGAGTCTTAAGCTGTCTTTGGTTTCGCTTTCCAATACAGATTTGCCTATTGAAACAAAACAACAGGCACTGATCGATATTGTTCTTCGCTTCCTAACACCACAAGAGAGAGCCTCTCTCTTTGAGTCCATCACTCATCAACGAGAAACGAACTTGCTGGCACGCTACCCTGAGTACCAGTCCAAAAGTCTTTCTGTCTTGTTTGAGTTAATGGATTATCGAGATTTGGTTCGACTGCATCCGAACAACCTACATGACGACGTCTATCTACTTGAATTAACCGTAGCAGAGTGCTTCCCTCATTGGTTAGACTTTTGGTGCGCTTGCGAAATCGAAGCCATCAAACAGAAATACTCGCTTGAAAACCGCGAGCCAGCGACTGAACTCTCCTTCGAAGACACCTCTTACTCAGCAATGCTCATTGATGATATTTCAGAGTCTTCAATGCGCGTTCAACTGCCCAGCTACCCAGTGGCAATGACTTTGAGTGACGCAGTTGCGCTGAGTAATTTGGAGCTCTTCGTTCAAGGAGAAAAGTGGTATGAGATTTTGCCCTTGTTGTCACTTTCTCAGAAAGGTAAGCACTTTATTCTGCTCCAAACTCAGACAACTCCGGTGTTAGTCTCATCAGCGCTAATCCAAGACTGGAACCAACGTAACACTTGGCTAAGTTATGCGCCGCAGTTTAACAGTGAAAAATGGCGATTCTGTCTACCTCTGCACGGCTATCAAGAGCTTAATCGTCTTGATATCTTGGCAAGTGACCTCGTTACAGACTATGGTTCTTTAACAGTGTTTGATCAGGCATTCCAAACACACATAACTAAAACAGAAACGGTATGCGAAGTGCTGCGTCTTACTGTGAGCGGCAGCGTTCAACACAAGCTCTACTTCTTATATCTTGCACAAAAAGAGCTGATGAATGTGCTGTTTCAGTCAGGCTACAAGGTTGGGTTCACCATTATAGAACAAGCGTTCATGTTAAATTTTTATCAATCTATTGATTCTAAAGCCTACTTTCATTCAGGATACTGCGACATTAACGGTGACGGTATTAATACGTACCGGGGTTTCTGGAATTTTGAATCCATGGTAGACACCTTTAAACGCACAGACTTTCGCGATTATAAACGCCGTATTCGAGTAATCAGACAAAATACGCAGGTGAATGAACATGCTTGA
- the luxN gene encoding quorum-sensing autoinducer 1 sensor kinase/phosphatase LuxN: MLDIGLSGLLYPKAITLFATVAVVLVWLLYYCYRLKQKNEVILGSYHAPYIAYSTCIIIWISSNAYFHTDLLPLLGSEGGIFMAKLANLASFFAFAFAFYFSCQLAAEQKKGKVKLWQQGIFVALTVYSLVINLRPNLTVENVLIDGPSQFVIEFGPHTSYFFMGLVTFVVMTLTNLISMRANSSKLSIAKNNYMIAGILVFMLSTAVIHLGMTYFLGDFSLTWLPPALSISEMLFVGYALLTSRFYSAKYLAYLTISVLFVCTIFVLPLGAVFIPMSEDNQWLISIPICALIGITWHLVYKRVSRVASFFIYGNRQTPVQQILALEEEFKRSIDDAVHQLSTLLNIPNDKLQLVTSNYTETFYEDYLHSNDSVLVLDELSERLDEKPSSKGSIKALYERMRSSNTALVMPLFGREKSVSHLLISSHKSDNKLFSNEEISALQTLLIRVQNTIESDRKIRQSRALANSIAHEMRNPLAQVQLQFEALKQHIDSNASDDKIRSDIEKGQAAIQRGRQLIDIILREVSDTSAVHEPLSLTSIHKAVDLAVSRYGFENEHIIERVKLPTQNDFVAKINETLFNFVIFNLIRNAIYYFDSYPDSQIEIRTLVGPYENTLVFRDTGPGIDDSIVHKIFDDFFSFQKSGGSGLGLGYCQRVMRSFGGRIECKSITNEFTEFYLHFPVVPNAPKVETLRTPNFYNWNQKVKTKPSPEPVVQINKDAPTVLIVDDKEVQRTLVQMYLNRLGVNSLQANNGANAVELFQSHQVDLVLMDVQMPVMNGFDASEKIKQCSPTTPIIALSGESGEKELEMIAKLMDGRLEKPTTLNALRDVLMRWLHFDKISVTNSYQIANE, from the coding sequence ATGCTTGATATAGGTCTTAGTGGCCTACTCTACCCGAAAGCCATCACACTGTTTGCTACAGTGGCCGTAGTTCTCGTGTGGCTGCTGTACTACTGCTATCGCCTTAAACAAAAGAACGAAGTGATCTTAGGTTCGTACCACGCGCCTTATATCGCCTATTCGACATGCATTATTATTTGGATTAGCAGTAACGCCTACTTCCATACCGATTTGCTACCTCTACTTGGGTCAGAAGGTGGTATTTTCATGGCGAAATTAGCCAACTTAGCTTCCTTCTTCGCATTTGCTTTTGCTTTCTACTTTTCTTGCCAGCTCGCTGCTGAGCAGAAAAAAGGCAAAGTAAAACTGTGGCAACAAGGCATTTTTGTTGCGCTGACGGTTTATTCTCTGGTCATCAATTTACGCCCGAACCTAACCGTTGAGAATGTGCTGATTGATGGCCCTAGCCAATTTGTGATTGAGTTTGGCCCTCACACTTCTTATTTCTTCATGGGATTGGTGACATTTGTCGTTATGACACTCACCAACCTCATTAGCATGCGCGCAAACAGCAGTAAGCTCTCTATAGCGAAGAACAATTACATGATCGCAGGGATCTTAGTATTCATGCTGTCTACGGCTGTCATACACCTAGGCATGACCTACTTCCTTGGGGATTTCTCACTAACGTGGCTACCACCAGCGTTATCCATCAGTGAAATGCTGTTTGTTGGTTACGCGCTGCTTACATCGAGATTCTACAGCGCCAAATACCTTGCTTATCTGACGATCAGTGTGCTTTTTGTTTGCACCATTTTCGTCCTGCCATTAGGTGCGGTATTTATTCCAATGTCTGAAGACAATCAATGGCTCATCTCAATTCCGATTTGCGCCTTGATTGGCATCACCTGGCACTTGGTCTACAAACGCGTTAGCCGAGTCGCATCGTTCTTTATCTACGGCAATCGACAAACACCAGTACAGCAGATCTTAGCGTTAGAAGAAGAGTTTAAGCGCTCAATCGACGATGCCGTGCATCAGTTGAGCACATTACTCAACATACCCAATGACAAACTTCAGCTCGTAACCAGTAACTACACCGAAACCTTCTACGAAGATTATTTACACAGCAATGATTCGGTTTTGGTGCTCGACGAACTTTCTGAAAGACTCGACGAAAAACCGTCTTCAAAAGGTTCAATCAAAGCTCTGTATGAACGCATGAGATCGAGTAACACGGCACTTGTTATGCCTCTGTTTGGCCGTGAAAAGTCAGTTTCACATTTGCTGATTTCTTCACACAAAAGCGATAACAAACTGTTTTCGAACGAAGAGATTTCAGCACTACAAACATTGTTGATCCGCGTACAAAATACGATTGAGTCTGATAGAAAGATTCGTCAAAGCCGCGCGTTAGCCAACTCGATCGCCCATGAAATGCGCAACCCATTGGCGCAAGTTCAGCTTCAATTTGAAGCGCTGAAACAGCACATTGATAGCAATGCATCCGATGACAAGATCAGAAGCGATATAGAAAAAGGCCAAGCAGCAATTCAGCGTGGACGCCAACTCATCGACATCATCTTGCGCGAAGTCAGCGATACTTCTGCTGTGCATGAACCCCTTTCGCTCACTTCGATTCATAAAGCTGTAGATCTTGCGGTGAGTCGATACGGTTTTGAAAACGAACACATCATCGAAAGGGTGAAACTTCCGACTCAAAACGACTTTGTCGCCAAAATCAACGAGACGCTGTTTAACTTTGTCATTTTCAATTTGATTCGCAATGCGATTTACTATTTTGATTCCTATCCCGATAGTCAAATTGAAATCAGAACCCTCGTCGGCCCTTATGAAAACACGCTTGTTTTCCGCGATACAGGGCCTGGGATTGATGACAGCATCGTACACAAAATCTTTGATGACTTTTTCTCATTCCAGAAAAGCGGCGGTAGCGGGCTTGGCTTGGGTTACTGTCAGCGTGTGATGCGTTCTTTTGGTGGTCGAATTGAGTGTAAATCGATAACTAATGAATTTACCGAGTTTTATCTGCATTTTCCGGTTGTGCCAAATGCACCGAAAGTAGAAACGCTTCGAACGCCAAACTTTTACAACTGGAATCAGAAAGTCAAAACTAAACCAAGTCCAGAACCTGTCGTACAAATCAACAAAGATGCACCAACTGTGCTCATTGTCGATGATAAAGAGGTGCAACGTACTTTGGTTCAAATGTACCTAAACCGACTTGGCGTCAATAGTTTACAAGCCAATAACGGCGCAAATGCGGTGGAACTGTTTCAATCACATCAGGTCGATTTGGTGTTGATGGATGTTCAAATGCCGGTAATGAATGGGTTTGATGCCAGCGAAAAAATCAAGCAGTGCTCCCCAACTACGCCAATCATCGCCCTGTCTGGCGAGTCTGGAGAGAAAGAGCTCGAGATGATTGCTAAGTTGATGGATGGTCGTCTGGAAAAGCCAACCACACTCAACGCATTGCGTGATGTACTGATGAGATGGCTTCATTTCGATAAAATCAGCGTAACGAACAGTTATCAAATTGCGAATGAATAG
- a CDS encoding septation protein A gives MKQILDFIPLIIFFALYKMYDIYVATGALIVATAVQLIVTYALYKKVEKMQLITFVIVTIFGSMTIFFHDDNFIKWKVTIIYVVLAVGLTASHLMGKSVVKGMLGKEITLPDAIWAKINWAWVGFFSFFAGLNIYIAYELPLDVWVNFKVFGMLIATFAYMIATGVYIYKHMPKEEKNNSSDVSVDD, from the coding sequence ATGAAGCAAATCCTTGATTTTATTCCTCTCATTATCTTCTTCGCTCTATACAAGATGTACGACATCTATGTAGCGACTGGAGCACTCATCGTTGCAACGGCAGTTCAACTTATCGTGACCTACGCGCTGTATAAGAAAGTAGAGAAGATGCAACTGATCACGTTTGTCATCGTCACGATATTCGGTAGCATGACCATTTTCTTCCATGACGACAACTTCATAAAATGGAAAGTCACTATCATTTACGTGGTGCTTGCCGTTGGCTTAACCGCCAGCCACTTAATGGGAAAATCGGTCGTCAAAGGCATGTTGGGTAAAGAGATCACGCTACCTGACGCGATTTGGGCGAAGATAAACTGGGCATGGGTAGGCTTCTTCTCATTTTTTGCAGGCCTAAACATTTACATCGCTTACGAGCTACCTCTGGATGTTTGGGTTAACTTCAAAGTATTTGGAATGCTGATCGCCACCTTCGCCTACATGATTGCTACTGGTGTCTACATTTACAAGCACATGCCAAAGGAAGAGAAAAATAACTCCTCCGATGTCTCGGTTGATGATTAA
- the yciA gene encoding acyl-CoA thioester hydrolase YciA, which yields MSQEFNSPKGQLLLRTLAMPADTNANGDIFGGWIMSQLDLAGAILAKEICSGRVVTVSVSSITFKKPVSVGDVVCCYGVCKKIGRTSMSVDLEVWVKPVKVDGIEDRFMVCEATFNYVAIDSEGKPRPVQS from the coding sequence ATGAGCCAAGAATTTAACTCTCCGAAAGGCCAGCTTCTGCTTCGTACCCTTGCAATGCCCGCTGATACAAATGCAAACGGCGATATCTTTGGTGGTTGGATAATGTCTCAACTTGACTTGGCGGGTGCGATTCTGGCGAAAGAGATCTGTTCTGGTCGCGTCGTTACCGTTTCTGTTTCAAGCATTACATTTAAAAAACCAGTCAGCGTAGGTGACGTGGTTTGTTGTTACGGCGTGTGTAAGAAAATCGGCCGTACATCGATGAGCGTTGACCTAGAAGTTTGGGTGAAACCAGTGAAAGTCGACGGCATCGAAGATCGTTTCATGGTTTGCGAAGCAACCTTTAACTATGTAGCCATCGACAGTGAAGGCAAACCACGTCCAGTGCAAAGCTAA
- a CDS encoding YciI family protein, translating into MWYVIFSQDVENSLEKRMGVRPQHLERLQQLQDEGRLLTAGPMPAIDSDNPGEAGFTGSTVIAEFSSLEDAKTWADADPYVAAGVYENVIVKPFKKVF; encoded by the coding sequence ATGTGGTACGTCATCTTTTCTCAGGACGTCGAGAACTCATTGGAAAAACGTATGGGCGTTCGTCCTCAACATTTAGAACGCTTGCAACAGCTTCAAGATGAAGGTCGTTTACTTACCGCAGGTCCAATGCCAGCGATCGACTCTGATAACCCAGGAGAAGCCGGCTTTACTGGTTCGACAGTCATTGCTGAATTTTCCTCTTTGGAAGATGCCAAAACATGGGCTGACGCCGATCCTTATGTGGCGGCGGGCGTTTACGAAAACGTGATCGTAAAACCGTTCAAAAAAGTGTTTTAA